Within Lytechinus pictus isolate F3 Inbred chromosome 7, Lp3.0, whole genome shotgun sequence, the genomic segment tttgcattattctggtgaaacagttctatgcatgtcttcatgaatatgcaatgaatgATGATGTCATCTCCCCACTTATTCTTTCATGTTTTAATTAACgtatgaaaatttatatttcaaactttGTCCTCCAAGAATTAAAAGGGATTGTTTGTCTATTTAATGTGTAAGACAATGATTGCTGCATCTTATTTTGTTGGAAGGGAGGCACGTTTTACACACATATATTTAATATGAAttgattatgatttcatgtaatgataTAAAATAGGAAAGCAAGGATATGATGTCTGCCaaacattttaatattcaaaacagCATGTcgatataactattttcacaaaatattgctaaactctaaaattcaataactttgttattttctattagattttgaagaaatatccagtgttttgtttgtttagctttaatatatttgttaagatacattattttcagcctggagtaccccatTAAGACCAAATAAAAGCATTATTGTTTAGCAAAcacaatagtaaaaaaaaaggggaaatatgAGAAAATAGATATAAAAAATCAGGAAGTGCATTCACTTCAGTTGTATAATGAATCACCTTAAACCTTGGCTTGTAGTGTAGGCCCTACAGTTCTGTGACGATCCAAAAATATGTTTCTTCCCTGTGCGCCATGTGTTTTATCCCTCAATGAACGGACCTATTAATAGAGGTCTCTAGCTATATGGATGACAGCTGGGTTTGTGTAGGGGAGATGATAGTGTTTCACAGGGGATGCATAGCGCAGGGATCAAATCTAAAGTGAAGGTATGTCATGAAAGGTTGCCGGCCGTATTAGCTTCCGTCCTTTCCTACTACGCTGTTTACCCTCGCAGTTAGTTAACTTGTGTGAAGCCAATAGATACTTTTATGCAGTtgacctaaaaaaaataatcaatttactgtatgaatattcatggaagGTGATGAAAATTTATGCGACTAGCCTGAAATTGAAATTGCTATGCCTGTATAGTTGCCTGAGTTCAGCCATGACTAATAATTCTTCACAGATGTGTATCAGAAGTTAGAACAACCTTCTATTGCTCTATTGCAAGATAAGATCTGTCAGTTTGATGACAGATTctgggataattttttttcattttgaacttCAATTTTCCACAACTTTCATATtcagtgtgaaaaaaaatcactattgACTGTTAAAATTCTCTTGTATGTCTATCATCTACAAGTATGTCAGATTTTGGGTCAGAAACGTACATTCGATTGATTTTGAacttttcatatttcagattTGAATTATATTCCCAGGCCTACAACAACCATgcatattcaaataattttcaatttaccAGTATATCCAAGATTCTATTGGAAACATTGCATCAGCATTTCCATCTGTAAActaaaaacataaattatttttaaatcaaaagtaCCAGCAACATTTCATGCGGTTGCTGCATATAAATTGcataaaaacaatgtttttattcaaattggtCTTGTCTGTGCCAACATTAAACATGTGCCCTTTTGGAATGCCATAGATAATTGTTTTTGATACACATTTTGAATGGTTTTCTAAAGAGTGAGGGAGGTATAAAGGCTATGTTGGTCATATCGTAAACCTGATTTATAGTAACTGAGGTGTGCATGaaaattgatatattattaCTGTTACAGTAATGAATGAAGAGTGtttgaaaataacattgagaaattacatacatgtaatcttGCTTTTCATTTATGATGCCtgcagggccccgtcttacaaagagttatgattaatcaaatcaatcctaactctaaggaaatccatcaatgtcattattttttccacaGAAAGTTTGCACACTGTCCTCTGttaacaaagagaagcacagggaattttcaagaaaacaatgaatacatgaatatacaCATCATagttataaatattttgaacaaacatgtattttaaatgttgacgttgctggccgtccatagttgtgattgatcggatcaatcgtaactctttgtaagatggggcccagaaaTCTGTACtgggacatgtacatgtacaataaaaaaaaaaaccctcaataGTACGACATTTGGgttgtatttcataaagctgtttgtaagttacaagcAATTTATGCACGATTTTACATATGACTTTACATACAATTTTACATATGACTTTACATACAATTTTACATATATGACTTTaagcacgactggtgaccctttatTGTGCTTATAACAGATTCTCAAATCAGTTTGATACCAACATCAGCAACAGTTCAAATTTGATCTTTGTAAAGTAAACATTTGATTTCCAAAGCATCAGAATTGAAAACCCAAGCTTTCAAAAGCTTTATGTTACGAAACTAACCCCAGATAAGTAGAATTTTAATATGGTAAGTGGAGAAGAAAACTAGATGTTCTCATGTAGGTAAAGAGAGCAGTGATTCAGTTCAATAGAATGCTGAAGGAGGATTATACCGTCCCATTGTGGAATGTCAAATCATTTTCCTGTGAATCAATGCAAGTCTTCGGTCGCGAGCCGGACGACGCTAATGTCATTCTCAGATACAGAGAGTGGGCTTTTCGTCTGGAGGAATGGTCGTTCCATGTTCTCTGAGAATATGAACCCTGTGGCTTTTTTGTCCCTCTGCATTCCTAATGTTATTCTCAGATATAGAGTGTGGGCTTTTTGTCTGGAGGAATGTTCACTGAGAATATGACCCCTgttttttttgcccccccccatgcaTTCCTAATCTGATTCTCAGAGAGAGTGGGCTTATCTTCTGGAGGAATGGTCCTTCCATGTTAGAGAATATGCACCCTGTGTCCCTCCCCCCtgcatttttaatgttattctCAGGTACAGATACCTATATTCTGAACTTTGGTTTAATTTGATATTCGGGGGCTTGTAACACAAAGCTAAGCAATGATCGTCGAACACTATGAGTGCATTGACTACAATTAATGGGCGTCCTGGtctagcggttctgactctcgtctttcaaacatagggtcgtgggttcgaatcctagccatagcgtgttttccttcagcaagaaatttatcctcactgtgccgcactcgacccaggtgaggtaaatgggtaccaacaggaagtaattcctcaaaaagctgtgcgcaccagaatcggtagactagcttagccggggtaaaataggagtgccttgagcacctagcaaggtggatacgtgcgctatacaaatcctatattattattattcattaatcataaaaatcaagcgtatgattaatcgctaacctttgtgttatgggacccagTTCTAAAGTTGTAGTTTAAATACATGTTTGGAGAGACAGATGTGACACAAATCTTCAACATTGAAGGCTCAATTTACACCCAATGTATTTGTAACTTTCTGGGATTAATAACTAAAATAGTTTTCTTCATCTTCAGAGCATGAGGAAACAACATAGTAATAGCATACATATAAATGCAATCATCCAAACATACAAAGATTAAATACAATGTTAACAAAACTGTGACATTTTCAGCTTCCCACCATGGCTCAGGTTTAGctggacttcagaatatggtCCAAAGAGTGGGCTTGTAAGTGGGAGAACGTTCCTTCCATGTTCGCTGAGAATACGAccctatgtgtttttatttccCCCCTGCATTCCTGTGTGCTTGGTAGAAATGCCTGGCAACCTGGGAGGGAAATGTTTGGTGAAACCCAACCCCATCCTGTTATGAACCTTCCTGATGCCGTGTAATAGTAGTAGATATTTCCCATCCATACCAGTTGATATTAATGTATAATGCATGCTAAGTATTAAGTGGTTGCAATTTCATGCACCCCTCTATGATTTGGCATCCCAGTGTTTGTCACAAACTTTCTTACCTATTTTCCTTTTTCAGACCAAAGAAAGTCAAGTTGAGAGGTTACAACCAATACCTTTCTCCTTTTTCAGGCCTAAGAAATTCATGTTGAAAGGTTAAAATAATTCTTAATTTTCTCTCCTATTTTCCTTCTTCAGGCCTAAGAAATTCACGTTGAAAGGTTACAAGAAGGCTTGGTTTGTGTTCCGTGACCTGCACCTTTCATATTACAAGAGTGAGGAGGAGAGAAATGGACAAGCCATCCAGAGAATCAACCTCAAAGGTAAGACAATTTTGGCCCATGATTTACTCCGGTAATTGAAgatccttgtttttttttcttcatagatGTAGacataggcctgtattctgaatttaaattaaaccctggtttaaagttgtggtttaactatggatagccaattggggcacaaatccttaacagtacacatccaattttttaactcatttgacactcaaattgttcctaattgtctgggaatgataactgaaacaAAATAGtcaatataagaaatatacaatataaacataattttgggCTCCCCATCATTTTAGCACAGAATTAGACagtggtttaaattaaactgactccagaatacgggccatagggtCAAGGTGCTGACAAGGTTTTGTTAGATTCATGTCATTCGTTTCCATTTTAGGAAGCGATTGATGCTGGAGGAAATGTTTTTGGTATCAAGACTAACTCCCAAGACTCTCAGATTGCAGTCTTGAGTATAGACTAGGCATAGCTAGAGCAGGCAATCCATCATACACAGGGGTTGTAACCATCTGTCAGGCAATTTTGCTTGTACTTTCCAATCACCTTGTTGTATATCATCAGCCAAGATGCAGAAAAATGTTATTACCCCCTGACAATGCTGAACGACAGTGGACTTAAAGGGAGAAGTACACCCAGAATTTCAAAGGGTTTTAGATAGGATTGAAGACCCTTATCAAGTTGATTTGAAGGAATATGTTGAAGTTAAACCAGCAAAACATTCAGATATCATCAAACTTAAGTGAAGGAGGATAATAAGATTGCAGTATTTTAAATATATGCATTATCTTTTGAAACAGTCTAATGCacaacatgaactttttttttcaaatttatgagcaaattatgtttataaATTCACTCATTGctctatatttcattatttcaaatctcctttttgtcattttttttatcacagtgaAAATTTTATGAAAGTTCTCTCCCTTGTATTAAGttacagtgttttttttttgcatttattaaGACAAGACAAGAATTGAAGATAAAAATTGCACTACTAATTTGTCTAAAGCAAAATATAGGAAACAATGTGAGATATGCAGGTATTCACCATAGAATAGTATGTGTGATCATTTTTAGAGAGCAGCATGGATGCCTGGTCAGACCATCTAAACCAACATCTATTTACTGCACATATGAAAGAGCTTTGGACAGATCCATTTTCAAACATAGTGCTCTGTAGGGAGCCAATCATTTTGACATTCCCATGTTTGACTCCTCCCTGGGGGTTATACACTCGTTGCTGCTTGAAATGCGCTAACAAGCCCAGACATTTCGTTAAGAAACTCATCTACAACAGAGTCATTTAgagtgaaattttgaatatagcACGCCATGGGCTGAGCAGACAGGCATGGCTAGATGTAGAGAGTCTGAATGTGCATTCCAAGAAAGTCTGCTTTTTCAATGTACatttcaagaccaaattttcaatgaatatttcaaaaaattgaatttttcaatgtacatttcatgaaaattgaatttttcaatgtacatttcatgaaaattgaatttttcaatgtacatttcaagaaaattgaatttttcaatgttcatttcaagaaaatcaaatatttcaattttgaaccgAGACCCTTCATACACAATCAGATATTTGGctgaaaattaatgaaactGTCAAGATGGGGTAGAAGTTATATAGTTCTACAATTGCTTTTTCAATGTATTCTTTGGGTGATTCTATAAGTATGTACTTTTGACAGCATTATGAATGTtcctgaaaatatttgtatctagTTTTTCATATGAAAGGTTGTATTGCTCTCAAATTATCATGACTTGAGCAATCCATGAAGTGTAGTTGAAATTGGAGAAAAATGGGGATGGGACATCCAAAAAAGATTAGTATTTTATgtaattttcccttttcttcaaCATAAATGAGAGATTGAATTTACTCCAAATTGTAGTTATGTCCTTCTGTCTGGGTAGGGATTATTAGTTGGGTAAGACATAGCTTGTTGTCCCATGGCTGTGGTTCATGTTCATTGCCTCCACTCGGTTAGAAGTAAGGAGATTGGAGCTCATATAGAGAATGAAATTGGCAATTCATGGGGAAAGGAGATGTGATGAAGAACAACACAAGATAAAGGGGATGTTGGGGGTAATAGGGTTTAAAgagagcaatgtttgtgaaatgAGTAGTGGTCCTGGTGGAGACAATgtcatgaatataaaatgatagaaaatgtgTACAACATTGAACATCTTGTGACTGTTCACAATAtaatattattacaaaaaaattatttgttgatATTTCTGGTGCATTTATATCATGTTCTATTATGTCACCAAATCTTGTAAAAGAAAGGTATCTTGGTGAATTTAAAAGATGTCACatgtcatttttcaatttttccaaaTCAAACAGTTATccaaattcatatgaattaaagaaaaaagtgtGCAATGGAAAGTGTCTGTTATTGAAGTAAATTGTACCACTCACTCTAAAATGATACTGAAAGGCAGTATAGATATGTTTCCATTTGTATTCTATTTCTTAATACATTTGATTTATGCAGCAATGGACATGTAAAAGGAATTTGATAATTACTTCCCTTTAAGCCAATGCACTATGAAAAGTCCAGCATTTCACAATTTTATTCTGGTGCAAAGTTTGTGTGCACTTTTTACATTGAATGTAGATGGgatcaggggagcatttcatgaaacaagtagtgattttcactgactatttgttataagctactgaaattctttcatctgattggctcagagcaagtTAGACAGTGAAATATCACAGACAAGGTGCTTCATGAAACAATCCCCTGGGTGGTATGTCCATTGGGTCTATATGAAGCAGATATTAATGCAATAGTCAATTTTGATTTCTTATCAAATGCCTAcaatacatgaaatcatatcatttttgtctATCTATGAGAATGCAGTAGccaatgttcatttttttttcaatatctttaCAGGTTGCGAGGCGTCCCCTGACGTAAGCATAGCAGCTGAGAAGTTCTGTATCAAACTCCTCTCCGTGTCACCAGAAGGAACGCAAGAACTTATCTTGAGATGTGACTCCGTAagttatatcattttctttctttatttgtttattcatttggtATTCTTTAAACAGGGTAGCCCTGTCAGAAGTCAAATACTCTTGTGAATCCTACATATTTTTGGGTTTATTATAATTAGGCCCCACCTTTAGGTATGGCCTTCAAAACTACCATTAAACAATTCTCTCAATTTATTCCTCAAATTTAAATCTTAATGTTTTTTGTATTCAGATTAGGTCCCACCTTCTAGTATGACCTTCAAAACTCCTCTATTGAACTTAATGTACAAATGAAATGACACATTACTTATAACTCCATCCTCCTACCTGGCCATTCAATTACATGTAAAATTGGTTTCTGAATTGAATTTTAGCTGGCAGTATTgtttatgtacattttttaaaagtagattTTTTGTTGTCCTGCAAAAACAAGGTCTTGCATTTTAGTCTAGATGACTTTGATGAATATTATATTCTGGAGGTGTCGTGGAGGTGttgtggccgagtggtctaaggcaccTGGCTATActtggaaagtccggggttcgatccccggccgtaGCACCTATGCCCATGAGCAAGGCATCTACAGTGctttttatcctgctttcaaataagtGGAaatagatttgcattattattaactaggtgtgcacttgttaaaaaaaagaaaataataaaaagaaaatactgtGATGATAGTTTCATTAGAATGATTCATCATAAATGTCTTGTAATTTGTCTCTCTCATTGAATTTAAGCATGGAATTTGAGTTTCTCCTTCAGTATCATcagaaataaaatgttaattgCAGCAATTTTGGCTGCTTATTGGCATATCTTCCATTTAACAATTGTTTACAATTAATCTTTGTTTAGAAGGCTGGCCTAAGGGTTAATTAAATTATTAAGAGTCAGAACGTGCTTGTTAGTCAGAACTTGATTGTTAGTCAGTTTCACAgccacatgtattttttttttcaaatttgatatcatattgTATTCAAAAGTTGCAGTACTATTGTATTTCTTCACATGAAAATTACTTTAGTTTGACAAAAAAGGTTGATGAATTCTTACATATCGAGCATAATTCCAAGCATTTTGTATGTGTATGTAATCCCACGGTGTCTATTTCATTCTGTCTATGTGCATatgtatttgtaattttgtaaaccTGATATGAAAGGAATTTCCTACACAggacaataaataaatacattcaattcaattcaattcaataacaaacttCAATGTGCTGATGTGCGactttatttaaatatatagtatttctaaaataaatatgtgtaattacatattattacaaggtgtagtgtaaggtttCTTAACTGTGAATCTTGATCACATGATCATAGGTTGAACATGAGCGTGAATGTCATTTGTCAAGACATTAATCTTCATATCACCTCTATTTCACCTCTTCTAGGTGAAGTTAATGGGTACctagtaggaagaaattccttgaatgtttGGGTTCCTTTACATGGTAGCTAGGCAAGACCATGGGTAGCAATATTGTACTGTGTGTCTCATTCCAATGAAACATATGAGTAGTTGTAGCAATTAAAGTAgaagtggtagtggtagtggtgataGCGGTAGTGgaagtagtggtggtagtggttaAGTGGTAGAAGTGGCTCTACTGCAGGAGGAGGACAAAGGGGAGAAGAAAGAAGtggaaggggaagaagaagaggagtgtgtgagagagaaagggggtgaGTGTAATGGAGTAGTGGTAGCAAAGTCAGAAGTAGTTTTGTTGTTGCActtagtagtggtggtagtgataGTGGTAGGACTAGTAGTGGTCATAGTTGTAAGCAGCATGGTCTTGACCATAATCACCATCCTCAACAACATAAGATTGTCATTGTCTTTATTTAAGTCATCATTAAAAAGATCGCTATCACTCTCTATATAACAGGAGGATCAGTATGCCAAGTGGATGGCAGCGTGTCGACTGGCATCCAAGGGCAGGTCAATGGCCGATAGTACGTACCAGTTGGAGGTTGAGGAAATCAAGGCCTTCCTTAGCATGCAGCATAGTAACAAGGATGGCAGGGCCCCCATCATACCCACGGACATGCCCGAGATCAAGCCGGAAAACTTTGTCAGTGCACGGGCCCTCAAGAAGTACAAGGCTAAAGACGTAAGTTCAAAGGCTACCTGAAGTTCATGACAAACTTGTGGTATACAGTACCTGCAAgtctgtttattatttttttttcgtcttCCTGTAATGCAACTGAATGTAAACTAATACAGACAGCTTTGCAGAAgtcatgatcatgataatgaactGGTTTGGCAAAATTTAATCCAATttgtcttctttttccttttgtGAACTAGATTGCTAAGAGCATCTTAGACGCACACTCAGGATTACAATCTCTGTCGCTGGTTGATGCAAAGCTTAAATACATCAAAGCATGGCAGGCACTTCCAGAGTATGGCATCACGTTCTTTGTAGTACGCACTCAAGGCAGCAAGAAAGATGTAAGTCGCTAAATCCAACATTCTCAAACTTACTGGCATCAAAAAGTTGCATAATTGCCCTTGGACATACAGTGTCCAAActtgatgacatttttttttcagtattgtacacatttcccatagacccatggtactacttctactactattactctCATTCGTGCCCTGTGGCACATGGTAGGAAaggattcatatttttttaaatattggccTTTCATGGTCTTGAATTGTCAGATTTTGTGTTcaaatgatgaatgaaaatacaaaatagagaaaatatttaaatgtcACAGAGTCAAGACTGAGCTGCTATATTGCATAGTGCAGGTGATACTTCCAGGGATGTTCATCTTTTCAAAGAGTTGTCTTTGATTTCATGTTTGATGAATCTTGGGGCAAGTCTAGCAATTATTATCACCTCAATTGTGTCTATTTATGGAATTTGATAGGTGATTTGGGCTGCAATAAGTCGACCCTCACATATTTTCCAATGCTGAGTAGAGCCTAGCCAGAGTTATCTCAGGCATGAAATCTCAGTGAGTTAATAAAGCTATATAGATTTGGATCTCCCTTTGAGTGTATTCATGTTAGATGATGGTCTTAAAGTACTTTCACCCCTCCCAATCGTCCAAAATTCAAAACATTCCATGGGTAATGAGAACATTTCCTTGCATATTATCTTAAAACAAAGTCATTCTGATTTGAACAATGTTGAGAATGTAGAATTCCAATCCTTCACCCTTTCCAGATGTGAAAAacatcaataatgataatataccaACGTACACGTATATCACTGTGAAATGTGTCACTCTGCATTCCATGGTGTAATTAGGAAAAAATTATTCACATatctgaaattttcatattctggggagtgtttcatgaaacaagtagtcagtgatttttactgacaaattttctattagccaatcagataaaaGGATTTCAGGAGCTTATaacaatttatttcatgaaatgctccaatGATGATGTGAACATGGCATTCCATTCCTCACCTTCTATCAATTATAATGGACATTATGGATATCATATACAATCCAGGAATGTATGTAATGAGGCATGATCTGAATGATGTAGTTGTCTGGGTTTTATTAAGACCATGCTATTTGAATTGACAATGGTATGCCATTGTGAAGTTCTGTGATGGTGTCTACAATGTACCTTTTCtttattgcttctttttttatttatttttttattccttgctTGATTTGTTCCTTCCTTCCTTACTTCCTCCATCaatgcatgcatgcatccatctattcattcattcatttgtccatccatctatccttttattccttccttccttacTTCATCCATGGATGCATGCatccatccatttattcattcattcgtccATTCATTTCGTCCAtccgtccgtccatccatccatccatcaatccttTTATTCCTTCCTTGATTTGTTCCTTACTTCATCCAACAATGCATGCATCCATTTATTCATCcattatccatccatccatccatccatccatccttttaTTCCTTCCTTGATTTGTTCCTTCCTTACTTCATCCATTGATGCATGCATgcatccatttattcattcattcgttcatccatccgtccgtctgtccatccatccatccaaacattctttcattcatgcattccttaaattatttatttattcattttgaaaaatatttcactgCACAAATCAGTATGGTCTTTGAAACCCCCTGAGCAAATCAGACATGGCATTTCTTGTTTTGATATCATCAGCGAAACGAATATGTAAGGAAAATCCTGCTAATTGGAACTTCCTTTTATATGAGTCAACGTGTCGATTGATCGGGATAAATGAAGCTCAAATTATGCCATGTCATTACGTGCTAGTAGCATGCCTAATACtgatatacatttattttcatcacgTTATTATGAATTTGAGACCACATGATTTCCTCTtcacaaaaatattattatttcatttgctgAGCCATGTTTCTCTTTTCGCTGCTAGAGAGGGAATTTTGTGGGAGAAAGTAATATATTATATCCAGGGAATAGACCTGTGGTTTTTCATAGAGTTATGAAATTTATATAAGATTGACAAATATCAGAATCATAACCATATTTTATCCTTGATTCAGGAAATGTTAATTAGATATTTTCCCCTCTTAGtgtcaaaggaaataaaagtaGTAACATAATTGATTCCATATTACTGGGTAAGATAAATTGTTTAAAGGGACTAGATGGTTGTTTGAGTTGGCCTTTTTAAAGTTCAAATTGTGtgaaatttcatgaaagttttTAATGCAATGAAGGTAAAATTGATtgtaaatcaaatttgatttatcCACTTTGTCCTCTTGATTTGTTTGAGCAAGAAATGAAAGGACTTTGTTACATTCCAGTGATCCATTTCATAAAGGTTTACAATTCTGTTAACtaaataaattttcatggataccttgatttgattggctgctgagccctgttacatGGTAGTTGTTATTATGGCAAAATTACCATGATTCTaaatcctttatgaaacaggcaaCAGATTAGGGCTTTTTCCTTCCattcatatcattattttaatcgaTTTAATCTTGCCaatgaaattatttaaaacaatatcatttttggcatgaaaatcTGCCCTCTGTTGATTTTGGACTATGATTATGCAAAGGAATTTATATCCAAATGCTGTTTAAACTGACAGGAACTACCTGGCTTGGTCATTCTATTCAATGCAATATATTAATATCCAAATGTTATTCAAATTGACAGGAACTACTTGGCTTCGCTTACAACCGGATGATCAAGATGGACATCAACACCGGTGATCTCCAGAAGACATGGCGCTACAGCACGATGACTCATTGGAATGTAAACTGGGAAACGAGAGAACTCATCATCGGTATGGAGGATGGGGAGATAGGCGTGAACTGTCTGACCTGCGATTGCAAGATCGTCCACGAGTACATCGGTGGATCCATCTTCTTGGCGCTGCGCAAACAGGACAAGAATCAAGTCAAGGACATG encodes:
- the LOC129265199 gene encoding fermitin family homolog 2-like; the protein is MEQDVRENDTVMLRFKYYVFYDLPQPNSSDIKHMKEDAVRINQIYEQAKWAILREEIECTHEEMMLFAALQLQVSMQSQKPQQEVDGPSDGVDDIDKALTNLQVSLEGQTVSPGHTDITSVPELSGVLRYLKPKKFTLKGYKKAWFVFRDLHLSYYKSEEERNGQAIQRINLKGCEASPDVSIAAEKFCIKLLSVSPEGTQELILRCDSEDQYAKWMAACRLASKGRSMADSTYQLEVEEIKAFLSMQHSNKDGRAPIIPTDMPEIKPENFVSARALKKYKAKDIAKSILDAHSGLQSLSLVDAKLKYIKAWQALPEYGITFFVVRTQGSKKDELLGFAYNRMIKMDINTGDLQKTWRYSTMTHWNVNWETRELIIGMEDGEIGVNCLTCDCKIVHEYIGGSIFLALRKQDKNQVKDMAMFAKLTGGSETGILE